A DNA window from Candidatus Saccharimonadales bacterium contains the following coding sequences:
- a CDS encoding CHAP domain-containing protein has translation MKQRSATPVSISLPTKISLVAVAILMAAAGPLAMTQKTYADKYDDQINSIQNDINQYEAQAAILRGQADTLQQKLTSLSIEKAQIQAQVDISQAQYDQLIAKIVQTEKDIKSNQDGLGEIIANMYVDDSISPLEMLASSKNIGDYVDKQEFRTVIRDQLSTTIDSIKKLKTDLETQKADVTKVLANQKNSRDALAAKEAEQQALVDQTRGQEAAYQQLSAQQHAKQDQIRQQQQAAIAAAIASSGGSTLIAGGAAPDYPWNSGNCPMTGYYSLGGADGNGGDGKGYGCRQCASYAAWRVARETGLYPINWGNATNFPASARASGFSTGYSPRVGSLAVMHAGTGPEGHVAWVEAVNGDGTLIVSQYNYNYGAGWGMYSKMQLSASIFQEYVYIK, from the coding sequence ATGAAACAGCGGTCCGCCACACCAGTTTCGATCTCTCTTCCGACAAAGATTTCTCTTGTCGCAGTTGCTATCTTAATGGCAGCAGCAGGACCTCTTGCTATGACTCAAAAAACGTATGCAGATAAGTACGATGATCAGATTAATTCAATTCAAAATGATATTAATCAGTACGAGGCTCAAGCTGCAATTCTTCGTGGTCAAGCTGACACGTTACAACAGAAGCTTACTTCACTTTCAATTGAGAAGGCGCAAATTCAAGCACAAGTTGACATCAGTCAAGCACAATACGATCAATTGATCGCGAAAATTGTTCAAACTGAAAAGGATATCAAAAGTAATCAAGATGGTCTAGGCGAGATAATCGCAAATATGTATGTTGATGACTCTATTTCACCTCTTGAAATGCTTGCAAGTAGTAAAAACATTGGTGACTACGTCGATAAGCAGGAGTTTAGAACTGTTATTCGGGATCAACTTAGCACAACGATTGATTCTATTAAAAAGTTGAAAACTGACCTTGAGACACAAAAGGCTGATGTTACGAAAGTTCTCGCTAATCAGAAGAACTCACGTGATGCACTCGCGGCTAAAGAAGCTGAACAGCAAGCACTCGTTGACCAAACGAGAGGTCAGGAAGCAGCGTACCAACAACTTTCAGCTCAACAACATGCGAAACAGGATCAGATTCGTCAGCAGCAGCAGGCTGCAATCGCTGCGGCGATCGCTTCAAGTGGCGGTAGTACACTAATTGCAGGTGGTGCTGCTCCAGATTACCCATGGAATAGTGGTAACTGTCCTATGACTGGCTACTACTCTCTAGGTGGTGCAGATGGTAATGGCGGTGATGGCAAAGGCTACGGTTGTCGTCAATGTGCTAGTTATGCTGCGTGGCGTGTTGCTCGTGAAACAGGGTTGTATCCGATAAACTGGGGTAATGCGACTAACTTCCCAGCAAGTGCACGTGCTTCTGGATTTAGCACCGGCTATTCACCTCGAGTTGGATCACTTGCGGTTATGCATGCTGGTACAGGTCCAGAAGGACATGTAGCTTGGGTTGAGGCCGTGAACGGTGATGGTACTCTTATCGTCAGCCAATACAACTACAACTATGGGGCTGGGTGGGGTATGTATAGTAAGATGCAACTATCAGCAAGTATTTTCCAAGAATACGTCTATATCAAATAA
- the ftsE gene encoding cell division ATP-binding protein FtsE, translated as MTHVDRISQNAADGSVAFWAIPRTSYLLILPLLWSFAYAIISQVMILLDRVTKTYGKDMKPAINRVSLHVEPKEFVILVGTSGAGKSTLLRLLTREEKPTSGKIVVGGIDYDTLKDKHIPLLRRKIGVVFQDFKLLPQRTVYENVAFALEIAGMTGREIRSTVPKVIELVGLTGKEKNFPHQLSGGERQRVAIARAVVRQPKILIADEPTGNLDPRHSWDIVRLLEKINKYGTTVLLTTHNVEIVNRLKRRVVTLDHGKITSDQAEGSYRQ; from the coding sequence ATGACTCACGTGGATAGGATTTCCCAAAATGCAGCTGATGGTTCGGTTGCATTTTGGGCTATCCCAAGAACTTCATACCTGCTTATTTTACCACTCCTATGGTCCTTCGCTTATGCTATAATAAGTCAAGTAATGATTCTTTTAGATAGGGTAACTAAAACGTACGGTAAAGACATGAAACCGGCCATTAACCGAGTTAGTTTGCATGTCGAACCAAAAGAATTTGTCATACTTGTGGGGACATCAGGGGCTGGAAAGTCTACGCTTTTGAGATTACTAACACGCGAAGAGAAACCAACTAGCGGCAAAATTGTCGTAGGTGGTATCGACTACGACACGTTAAAGGATAAGCATATCCCATTGCTTCGACGTAAAATAGGTGTTGTGTTTCAAGATTTTAAACTCCTTCCACAACGTACAGTTTATGAAAACGTGGCTTTCGCACTCGAAATTGCAGGTATGACTGGAAGAGAAATCCGATCAACTGTACCAAAAGTTATCGAACTAGTCGGCTTAACAGGCAAAGAGAAGAATTTTCCACATCAGCTATCAGGTGGTGAACGCCAACGTGTTGCGATTGCGCGTGCGGTAGTTCGTCAGCCAAAGATTTTAATTGCTGACGAGCCAACTGGTAATTTGGATCCGCGCCACAGCTGGGATATCGTACGACTACTTGAGAAAATTAACAAATATGGAACAACAGTTCTCCTTACGACACATAATGTTGAAATTGTGAATCGCTTAAAGCGACGAGTCGTTACACTGGATCACGGCAAGATTACAAGTGATCAAGCAGAAGGGAGCTACAGACAGTAA
- a CDS encoding permease-like cell division protein FtsX produces the protein MGSKRKLDARSFAQQKRKRRQWLTFVRMCRYGINNFSRNAWLTVAATAVMTITLLIVFMTMAARQTLVDTVDQIKEKVDMSIYLKSDTSDSDANTIKSQLQKLSSVRRVTFISAEQARTDNANNNKDNIDVLNAIKEATNKLPSTLRINLNDINDTSQLDNFVKMNKDLKDHIDPNRPPSFAGERRDAIQNIGRWVGFAEKIGLGASALFVIISSLIVFNTIRMAIFNRKEEIQMMKLIGADRSFIRGPFVVEAIVYGFIAAITATVLGMVILYTSSEKLLSYGVVIQPTIDFATTYIGLVLLAMIILGAIIGVLSSLFATRKYLKI, from the coding sequence ATGGGATCTAAACGTAAGCTAGACGCTAGATCATTTGCGCAACAGAAACGCAAACGTCGCCAGTGGCTGACGTTTGTTCGCATGTGTCGCTATGGTATTAATAACTTCAGTCGTAATGCTTGGCTTACTGTCGCTGCAACTGCGGTGATGACCATAACTCTTTTAATTGTCTTTATGACTATGGCCGCTCGTCAGACATTAGTTGACACTGTTGATCAAATTAAAGAAAAAGTTGACATGTCTATTTATCTCAAAAGCGACACTTCCGATTCTGATGCGAATACCATTAAATCTCAATTGCAGAAATTATCATCAGTTCGACGAGTAACATTTATTAGTGCAGAACAGGCTAGGACTGATAATGCAAATAACAATAAAGATAATATTGATGTACTTAACGCTATAAAAGAAGCTACCAATAAGCTACCAAGTACTCTTCGTATTAACCTTAATGACATTAATGATACTAGCCAACTTGATAATTTTGTTAAGATGAATAAAGATCTTAAAGATCACATCGATCCAAATCGTCCGCCATCATTCGCGGGTGAAAGGCGAGATGCAATTCAAAATATCGGTAGATGGGTTGGATTTGCTGAAAAAATTGGTTTAGGTGCAAGCGCACTCTTTGTCATCATTTCATCACTCATAGTCTTTAATACGATACGTATGGCAATCTTCAATCGCAAAGAAGAGATTCAGATGATGAAGCTTATTGGTGCTGACCGTAGCTTCATCCGTGGTCCATTTGTCGTAGAGGCAATTGTCTATGGTTTTATTGCTGCAATTACCGCAACTGTGCTTGGTATGGTCATTTTGTATACCTCAAGCGAAAAACTGTTAAGTTATGGCGTTGTCATTCAGCCAACAATAGATTTTGCTACAACCTATATTGGTCTCGTACTACTTGCTATGATTATCCTGGGTGCTATTATTGGAGTTCTTTCATCCTTGTTTGCAACACGTAAATATTTAAAGATTTAA
- a CDS encoding S41 family peptidase: MHVNQDIVEAKSREHGVSKSTLFIAIALTAVIGFIGGTRSDEIIGAVGPVLGLKVATGKVDLSSVQATYQQLKLHFDGTLDDKKLIEGASRGLVAAAGDQYTVYMNAQEASDFDKELTGDIGAGVGAEIGVKDGHPYVIRVLADNPAEKAGVHAGDVIITVNDEATSGWTSDKTATKIRGDAGTTVKLTVQRGAESKEFTLTRAKVNNPSVSSTIDNNIGIMTITRFDEQTGDEARRAAQSFKQAGVKGVILDLRGNGGGYVTAAQDVAGLWLNDKVVVSERTNGKVTDELRSGSNAILEGLPTAVVVNGGSASASEIVSGALQDNKAATLVGDKTFGKGTVQQIIDFANGTRLKVTVGRWYTPNGKNITKEGIMPNTSVSLTQADSDAGRDPQLDAAKAVVTK; this comes from the coding sequence GTGCACGTAAACCAGGATATCGTAGAAGCAAAGTCACGCGAACATGGCGTATCAAAATCGACACTTTTCATTGCAATTGCACTTACTGCAGTCATTGGATTTATCGGAGGAACAAGAAGCGACGAAATTATTGGTGCAGTCGGACCTGTACTGGGTCTTAAGGTAGCGACTGGAAAAGTCGATCTAAGTTCTGTTCAGGCGACATACCAACAACTAAAGTTACATTTTGATGGTACACTCGATGATAAAAAATTAATAGAAGGTGCAAGCCGTGGACTAGTTGCAGCGGCGGGGGATCAATACACTGTATATATGAATGCCCAAGAAGCTTCTGACTTTGACAAAGAGCTTACTGGTGACATCGGTGCTGGTGTAGGGGCTGAAATAGGAGTTAAAGACGGCCATCCGTATGTTATCCGTGTCCTTGCGGATAATCCAGCTGAGAAGGCAGGGGTGCATGCTGGTGATGTTATAATCACCGTCAATGATGAGGCTACGAGCGGCTGGACATCTGATAAGACAGCGACGAAAATTCGTGGTGACGCAGGGACGACAGTTAAGCTAACTGTGCAGCGAGGTGCTGAATCGAAAGAATTCACGCTCACGAGGGCAAAAGTAAACAATCCAAGTGTTAGTTCAACTATTGATAATAACATTGGCATTATGACCATTACGCGTTTTGATGAGCAGACAGGTGACGAGGCACGACGTGCAGCACAGTCATTTAAACAGGCCGGTGTGAAGGGTGTCATTCTTGATCTTCGTGGTAATGGGGGTGGTTACGTAACTGCCGCTCAGGATGTGGCCGGGCTGTGGCTAAATGATAAAGTTGTCGTAAGCGAAAGAACGAATGGTAAAGTTACAGATGAACTACGATCTGGCAGTAACGCGATCCTAGAGGGTCTTCCGACAGCCGTAGTCGTTAATGGCGGAAGCGCCAGTGCCAGCGAAATAGTCTCAGGTGCGTTACAAGACAATAAGGCCGCTACATTAGTTGGGGACAAGACGTTTGGCAAGGGAACCGTACAGCAAATTATAGATTTTGCAAATGGTACTAGGCTAAAAGTTACTGTCGGCAGGTGGTATACACCAAACGGTAAGAATATTACAAAAGAAGGCATCATGCCAAATACAAGTGTCTCGCTTACGCAGGCGGACAGCGATGCGGGCCGTGACCCGCAGCTTGATGCCGCTAAAGCGGTAGTCACGAAGTAG
- the murD gene encoding UDP-N-acetylmuramoyl-L-alanine--D-glutamate ligase, with translation MKIAIAGYGVEGKVNYLYFREKGEITIVDEQLDIDDIPEGVDTILGNGCFSKLEDFDLVIRTASLAPNKIVTNGKVWSATNEFFAGCPARIIGVTGTKGKGTTCSLIAGMLRSAGKTVHLVGNIGIPALSVLPHITSNDIVVFELSSFQLWDIKKSPDVAVVLMVEPDHLNVHADFEDYVSAKANIARFQRATDSIIYHPTNENSAKIANLSLADIKKRYLTPEAAHIENNEIIINEQSICSVKDVALLGEYNLQNICAAISAAWIFTQNQAAVSQTVHDFKGLEHRLEYVGTKQGIKFYNDSFSSAPTATIAAITAFNDPVVLIVGGFDRGLDLTPLAEKICQTSVVKKVIIIGQVKEKLAKILNDLNYDRYEVTSETEMPSIVSEAVKAASSGDVILLSPGCASFDMYKNFVHRGLLFKQAIGALDE, from the coding sequence ATGAAGATAGCAATCGCTGGATACGGAGTTGAGGGCAAAGTAAACTATCTTTACTTTCGTGAAAAAGGTGAAATCACAATCGTTGATGAGCAACTCGATATTGATGATATTCCTGAAGGTGTTGATACAATTCTAGGAAACGGATGCTTTTCGAAGTTAGAGGATTTTGATTTGGTTATACGAACGGCAAGTTTGGCTCCAAATAAGATTGTTACGAATGGTAAAGTTTGGTCGGCAACAAACGAGTTTTTCGCCGGCTGTCCAGCGAGAATTATTGGTGTTACAGGGACGAAAGGAAAGGGTACGACGTGCAGTCTCATTGCTGGCATGCTACGTTCGGCAGGTAAGACAGTACATCTTGTCGGGAATATCGGCATACCAGCGCTAAGCGTACTACCACATATCACATCAAATGATATTGTTGTTTTTGAATTGAGCAGTTTTCAATTATGGGATATTAAAAAGTCACCTGATGTAGCAGTAGTACTTATGGTTGAACCAGATCATTTGAATGTTCATGCCGACTTTGAAGATTATGTGTCTGCTAAAGCTAACATTGCAAGGTTCCAGCGTGCTACAGATTCTATTATCTATCATCCAACAAATGAAAATAGCGCAAAAATCGCAAATTTATCATTAGCGGATATAAAAAAGCGATATCTAACCCCAGAAGCTGCTCATATTGAAAATAACGAGATCATTATTAATGAACAAAGTATTTGTTCGGTCAAAGATGTTGCTTTGCTTGGAGAATATAATCTTCAAAATATATGCGCTGCCATAAGTGCGGCATGGATTTTTACTCAAAACCAAGCTGCAGTTTCTCAAACAGTCCATGATTTCAAAGGTCTCGAGCATAGACTTGAATATGTTGGAACTAAGCAGGGCATTAAATTTTATAATGATAGTTTTTCATCTGCACCAACGGCAACGATCGCAGCAATTACTGCATTTAATGATCCAGTAGTCCTAATCGTTGGAGGATTTGACAGGGGTTTAGATTTAACTCCTTTAGCTGAAAAAATATGTCAAACATCCGTAGTCAAAAAGGTAATTATCATTGGTCAAGTTAAGGAAAAATTAGCTAAAATTTTGAATGATCTGAACTACGACAGGTATGAGGTGACTTCTGAAACTGAGATGCCAAGTATAGTTAGTGAGGCAGTTAAGGCAGCTTCAAGCGGCGATGTTATTCTATTGAGTCCTGGATGTGCCAGTTTTGATATGTATAAAAACTTTGTGCATAGGGGGCTGCTTTTCAAACAAGCGATAGGAGCATTAGATGAATAA
- a CDS encoding pitrilysin family protein has translation MQHTTTEVRLKNGARGLLIDIPGATVMSFQFQFRAGNRYVKSPDIYETAHIMEHMAFGANARFKTEHDYEAEFTKNGAYHNAYTSDLSMVYVADCADFEWERIFDLQRVAICQPKFNKSELEAEKGNVRSELTGYLNNHNRVLWPKVQQVLGEDILTFPQRLKTIQNVTLADIKRHHLETHTATNMRFVIAGKLTGRKAEIQRQLEEWELLPGSRFDVPKDELSLAKPVLIRRKEASNLTFGWSMVLPRELTDEESDAMDCLDHILTGTMHSRMYGAARKKGLAYGMFSDTSVGFHDSSWDFGGQVNLETADELFDIIVREMKHVLDGKITEDEINAAKSYALGRHQMGAQTVSQISNFYTGRYFADDVVKDYEKVPDSINKTSRDCMISTAREFIQHNAWVLAGVTSGEKSDLNELNAKLETLFETR, from the coding sequence ATGCAACACACCACAACAGAGGTACGTTTAAAAAACGGCGCACGAGGCTTACTCATAGACATACCAGGCGCAACAGTTATGAGTTTTCAGTTCCAGTTCCGAGCGGGCAATCGATACGTCAAATCACCAGACATTTATGAGACAGCTCATATCATGGAGCATATGGCGTTTGGTGCTAATGCCAGATTTAAGACCGAGCATGATTATGAAGCTGAATTTACAAAAAACGGTGCTTACCATAATGCATACACAAGTGATTTGTCTATGGTTTACGTAGCTGATTGTGCTGATTTTGAATGGGAAAGAATTTTTGATCTACAGCGTGTTGCTATATGCCAACCAAAGTTTAACAAGAGTGAGCTTGAGGCTGAAAAAGGTAATGTTCGCAGTGAATTAACAGGATATTTGAATAATCACAACCGGGTGTTATGGCCAAAAGTACAGCAAGTGCTCGGTGAAGATATACTAACGTTTCCGCAGCGTCTAAAGACAATTCAGAATGTTACACTCGCAGATATCAAGCGACATCACTTAGAAACACATACTGCAACAAATATGAGGTTTGTGATCGCGGGCAAGCTAACTGGGCGAAAAGCCGAGATTCAACGTCAACTAGAGGAGTGGGAGTTACTTCCAGGTTCACGGTTTGATGTGCCTAAAGATGAACTCTCACTTGCAAAGCCCGTACTTATTCGTCGTAAGGAAGCATCAAACCTGACATTTGGTTGGTCAATGGTGTTACCTCGTGAGTTAACAGATGAAGAGTCAGACGCAATGGATTGTCTTGACCATATTTTAACTGGAACGATGCACTCACGTATGTATGGTGCAGCTCGTAAAAAAGGTCTTGCATACGGTATGTTCAGTGATACGTCGGTTGGATTCCATGATAGTAGCTGGGACTTTGGTGGACAGGTGAATCTTGAAACAGCGGATGAACTATTTGATATCATTGTTCGAGAAATGAAACATGTTCTTGATGGTAAGATTACAGAAGACGAGATAAATGCAGCTAAGTCCTATGCACTCGGTAGGCATCAGATGGGAGCTCAAACTGTTTCTCAAATCAGTAATTTTTATACTGGTCGTTATTTTGCTGACGATGTCGTAAAAGACTATGAAAAAGTGCCCGATTCAATCAACAAGACCTCTCGAGACTGCATGATCTCAACTGCACGCGAGTTCATTCAGCATAACGCATGGGTACTTGCTGGTGTTACGAGTGGCGAAAAGAGTGATCTGAACGAATTAAACGCTAAACTCGAAACTTTGTTTGAAACGCGCTAA
- a CDS encoding Clp protease N-terminal domain-containing protein, whose translation MFEYFSDRARRVIVLSQDESRSLGHNYIGVEHVLLGLIRENEAKRGANTGVAAMTLKAMGIDLTALRLQVGGAVKRGTSVPSGHITFTDEVRNMLILSQEEAKVMHHDYTGTEHLLLGLIGQGGVNSAVFTTMGIELNAVRNKVIELLDYPVRSSDRSSFARLNEIFEQRRGQRLRKSDIADIKAIALELSRRI comes from the coding sequence ATGTTCGAATATTTCTCAGATCGAGCGCGCCGGGTCATCGTGCTATCCCAAGACGAGTCCCGTTCGCTTGGCCACAACTACATTGGGGTGGAGCACGTGCTACTTGGCCTTATTCGTGAGAACGAAGCAAAGCGAGGCGCTAATACTGGTGTTGCGGCTATGACCTTGAAGGCCATGGGTATTGACCTTACTGCACTTCGACTCCAAGTTGGAGGTGCTGTCAAACGAGGCACGTCCGTGCCATCTGGACACATTACGTTCACTGACGAGGTCAGGAACATGCTCATTTTGAGCCAAGAAGAAGCAAAAGTGATGCACCATGATTATACTGGTACTGAGCATCTTCTACTCGGCCTCATTGGGCAGGGAGGTGTCAACTCAGCTGTCTTCACAACGATGGGTATCGAGCTCAATGCTGTTCGTAATAAGGTAATTGAATTGCTTGATTACCCTGTTCGATCCTCTGACAGATCCTCATTCGCACGTCTCAATGAGATTTTCGAACAGAGAAGAGGGCAACGACTCAGAAAAAGCGACATTGCGGATATCAAAGCTATCGCACTGGAGCTATCGCGACGAATATGA
- a CDS encoding preprotein translocase subunit SecA, with the protein FLGMTTGVIVNEASFVYDKNFDNEEHTDPRMRKLRPVTRKEAYAADITYGTNNEFGFDYLRDNMVNEVDLLRQRDLHFAIVDEVDSILIDEARTPLIISAPAAENPESYYQFSKIAAKLTEEDYTLDEKRRSVALTDEGVEKVQKMLGIKNLYTPDYVRSVYHMDQSLRAQALFKRDKDYVVTTEGEVIIVDEHTGRLMQGRRYNEGLHQAIEAKEGVPVLQESMTLATVSFQNYFRLYSKLSGMTGTAFTEAEEFQQIYSLDVIQIPSNKPIRRNDHQDLIFKTEKGKLKAVADAIKQYHKDGRPVLVGSASIAKNELIAAWLDKENVPYELLNAKNNEREAAIIEKAGEKGAITLATNIAGRGTDIKLGKGVVKLGGLVVIGSERHESRRIDNQLRGRGGRQGDPGETQFYVSTEDDLMRIFQGERIASLMDRLGVDEDQPIQNSAVSKTLEAAQKRVEGYNFDTRKNVVQYDNVINRHRRVVYVIRRKILEGDDIRPEIERLLEAKIRELTLLPAKNNPNFAENFGSVFPLSDKKIKSIGLEKKDKLRFELAQKEVETLYKAKEQELTSEVIRKVEREVYLQVLDTLWMQHLENMQHLREGIHWRSVGQRDPLVEYRSESQNLFESLQATLRDEVLRAVFHVHKHDVVASEEEDHDTELTRLAEHSVERGVNEITSGEVSRDGDFKTKKAKTVGEVQKVKNDARKKKKSQRQNRKKNRN; encoded by the coding sequence GCTTTCTAGGCATGACTACTGGTGTGATTGTTAATGAAGCATCTTTTGTTTATGACAAGAATTTTGATAATGAAGAGCATACTGATCCTCGCATGCGTAAGCTACGTCCTGTCACTCGTAAGGAAGCCTATGCAGCTGATATCACGTATGGTACCAACAACGAATTTGGATTTGATTATCTGCGTGACAACATGGTGAATGAAGTTGATCTTCTTCGTCAGCGTGACCTTCACTTTGCTATCGTAGATGAAGTCGACTCGATTCTTATTGATGAAGCACGAACGCCATTGATTATTAGCGCGCCAGCAGCTGAAAACCCAGAGAGCTATTATCAATTTAGTAAAATTGCTGCGAAATTGACAGAAGAAGACTACACTCTTGACGAAAAACGACGTAGTGTTGCGTTGACTGATGAAGGTGTTGAAAAAGTACAGAAGATGCTTGGTATAAAAAACTTATACACTCCTGATTATGTCCGCTCTGTCTATCATATGGATCAGTCTCTTCGTGCACAAGCGTTATTTAAAAGGGATAAAGATTACGTCGTAACAACCGAAGGCGAAGTTATTATTGTTGATGAGCACACGGGTCGTTTGATGCAAGGGCGCCGTTACAATGAGGGTCTTCACCAGGCAATTGAAGCTAAAGAAGGTGTTCCAGTTCTTCAGGAGAGCATGACGCTTGCTACAGTATCATTTCAAAACTATTTCCGCCTATATAGTAAGTTGTCGGGTATGACAGGAACGGCATTTACTGAAGCTGAAGAATTCCAACAAATTTACAGCCTTGATGTTATTCAAATTCCATCAAATAAGCCAATTCGTCGTAACGATCATCAGGATTTAATCTTCAAAACCGAAAAAGGGAAGCTTAAAGCAGTAGCCGATGCAATTAAGCAGTACCACAAAGATGGTCGTCCAGTTTTAGTCGGATCAGCATCAATTGCAAAGAATGAACTTATCGCAGCATGGCTTGATAAAGAAAATGTTCCATACGAACTATTAAATGCAAAAAATAACGAACGTGAAGCAGCTATTATAGAAAAAGCAGGTGAGAAAGGCGCAATTACTCTTGCGACAAATATCGCCGGTCGTGGTACAGACATTAAACTCGGCAAAGGTGTAGTTAAACTTGGCGGTCTAGTCGTCATCGGTTCTGAACGCCACGAGTCTCGTCGTATCGATAACCAGCTTCGTGGTCGTGGTGGCCGTCAAGGTGATCCAGGTGAAACACAATTCTATGTTTCAACTGAAGACGATCTTATGCGTATTTTTCAAGGTGAGCGTATCGCAAGCCTTATGGACCGTCTAGGTGTCGACGAAGACCAGCCAATTCAAAACAGTGCCGTCAGTAAGACACTTGAAGCTGCGCAAAAGCGAGTCGAAGGATACAACTTTGATACTCGTAAAAATGTCGTGCAGTATGACAACGTCATTAACCGACACCGTAGGGTTGTGTATGTGATTCGTCGCAAGATCTTAGAAGGTGATGATATTCGTCCAGAAATCGAGAGGCTTTTAGAGGCCAAGATTCGTGAATTAACGCTTCTTCCAGCTAAGAATAATCCTAACTTTGCTGAAAACTTCGGAAGTGTCTTCCCGCTAAGTGATAAGAAAATTAAATCGATTGGTCTTGAGAAGAAAGATAAGCTACGTTTTGAGCTTGCACAAAAAGAAGTCGAAACATTGTATAAGGCAAAAGAACAAGAACTGACGAGTGAAGTTATTCGTAAGGTTGAACGCGAAGTTTATTTACAAGTACTTGACACTCTTTGGATGCAACACCTTGAAAATATGCAACATCTTCGTGAAGGTATTCATTGGCGTAGTGTTGGTCAGCGTGACCCATTAGTCGAATACCGATCAGAATCACAAAATTTGTTTGAAAGTCTTCAAGCGACACTTCGTGATGAAGTACTTCGTGCGGTTTTCCATGTTCACAAGCATGATGTGGTCGCAAGTGAAGAGGAAGATCATGACACTGAATTAACTCGTCTTGCAGAACATTCTGTCGAACGCGGTGTTAACGAAATAACTAGTGGTGAAGTGAGTCGTGATGGCGATTTCAAAACAAAGAAGGCAAAGACCGTTGGTGAGGTTCAAAAAGTAAAAAATGATGCACGTAAGAAAAAGAAAAGTCAGCGCCAAAATCGTAAAAAGAACCGTAATTAA
- the prfB gene encoding peptide chain release factor 2, which produces MQPLEKRINHLQLEVDNAYERLKIASKQREALDIETELSAPEIWNNPAYAQDKSKQLSALNSMTEPWITLKTQITDIMELIELGDDSLLPEFDVQIGALEAEFAARRKELLFNGEYDDHNAIIRLSAGAGGTDAQDWTQMLERMYLRWAEKSRLTSTLIERSNGEEAGIKSSVIEISGPYAYGKLKSEHGVHRLVRLSPFNSDNLRQTSFALVEILPQIDQPDEVQIEDKDLRIDVYRAGGHGGQSVNTTDSAVRITHLPTNIVVAIQNERSQLQNRETAMKILRSKLAQLQLEQHAENITDLQAGESASWGSQIRNYVLHPYTMVKDTRTKYEDRDTSGVLDGKLDGFMEAYLERPL; this is translated from the coding sequence ATGCAGCCTCTAGAGAAAAGAATCAATCATTTACAACTGGAAGTAGATAATGCCTACGAACGTTTGAAAATAGCTAGTAAACAACGCGAAGCTCTTGATATAGAAACTGAGCTATCTGCGCCTGAAATTTGGAATAATCCCGCATACGCACAAGATAAGAGTAAGCAGTTGTCAGCACTTAATTCGATGACTGAGCCTTGGATAACTTTAAAAACACAGATTACAGACATTATGGAGTTAATTGAGCTTGGTGACGACTCTCTGCTGCCTGAGTTTGATGTTCAAATAGGGGCACTTGAAGCTGAGTTTGCCGCACGACGTAAGGAACTACTCTTTAATGGTGAGTATGATGATCATAATGCGATTATTCGCCTAAGTGCTGGAGCTGGGGGTACAGATGCGCAGGATTGGACGCAAATGCTCGAGCGCATGTATCTCCGTTGGGCAGAAAAATCTAGACTCACCTCAACCTTAATTGAACGTTCAAATGGAGAAGAGGCTGGTATAAAATCTAGTGTTATAGAGATCAGCGGTCCCTATGCGTATGGCAAGCTTAAAAGTGAGCACGGGGTTCACCGCTTAGTTCGTCTTAGCCCGTTTAATAGTGATAATTTGAGACAAACGAGTTTTGCACTTGTTGAGATACTACCGCAAATTGATCAACCTGATGAAGTTCAAATTGAAGATAAAGATTTAAGAATTGATGTTTATCGTGCCGGCGGACATGGTGGCCAATCTGTTAATACGACTGATTCAGCTGTACGTATTACGCATCTTCCAACAAATATTGTTGTGGCAATTCAAAATGAAAGATCACAGTTACAGAATCGTGAAACGGCAATGAAAATTTTGCGATCAAAACTAGCTCAACTCCAACTGGAACAACATGCTGAAAACATCACCGATCTACAAGCAGGTGAGTCTGCTAGCTGGGGCAGCCAGATCCGAAACTACGTTCTTCACCCCTATACAATGGTGAAAGATACCAGAACAAAATATGAAGATCGAGACACAAGTGGGGTTCTTGACGGCAAGCTTGATGGCTTCATGGAAGCATATCTTGAAAGACCTCTGTAA